The Xanthomonas sontii genomic sequence CGTAGGAGTTCCAGGTCCAGTCCACGTCGATGGTCTGCCGCGAGGTGTACCAGCCGGCCTTGAGGTTGAGGTTGCCGCCGTCGCCGCTGCCGAAGTCGCGCGCCAGGCTGAGGTCGTTGACCGCGTTGCCCAGGTCGTTGAGGTGCACGTTGAACAGATGCGTGCGCAGTGCCAGGCCGGTGTAGGCCTGGCCGGCGTTCGGGCCGTCGACGTAGCGCAGGCCGGCACCGGCGCCGCCGATGCTCGCCGCCAGCGCGCCGGCATCGGCGACCTGCGCGGGGAACGGCGAAACGAAGCGGCCGGAGGTATCGGCGATGCGGAACTTGTCGGTCAGGGTCCAGCCGCCGCCGATGTCGAACTGCGCCTCGGCACCGAACGCGCGCGACAGCGGATGCATGCCGTCGCCCAGTTCCACTCGCGAGGGCTTGTTGCCGCCATCGAGGGTGGCGCTGCTGCGGAAGTACGGGCTGTACAGCGTGCCGGTGCCGGGATCGAAACCGTCGATGCTGCCGAAGTGCGGCGACCCGTCGCTGCCGCTGACCCGCGTGGGTACCGGCAGGTAGCCGGCTGCGCGGTCGTTGAGGTACTTGGCGTAAACGCGCACGTAACCGTTGTCGAACAGCCGGGTCAGGTTGGCCTTGAGCTGGCCGCCCTTGTCGGTGGTGTAGCCGGCGTCGCGCACGCCGTCGCCGCGGCGGTAGAAACCGCCGACGTTGAACTGCCAGTGCTCGGCGAACGGTGCGCCGTAGTCGAAGTCCAGGCGGGTGTTGTCGTAGCCGCCCAGGCCGCGGGTGAGGCCGACGCTGCCGCCGGCGGTGTCGCCGGTCTTGCTGATGAAGTTGATGATGCCGCCGGGCGAGTTGCTGGCGAAGGTGGAGGCCGAGCCGCCGCGAATCGCTTCGATGCGCTCCAGGCTGTAGTCCGCGCGCAGGAAGATGTCGGCGTTGCCGAAGGCGATGTCGCCGAACTCCAGCACCGGCAGCCCGTCTTCCTGCAACTGCAGGAACTTGGCGCCGCCGGAGGCGACCGGCAGGCCGCGCACGGCGATGTTGGCGTTGCCTTCGCCGCCGCTGGATTCGGAGCGGATGCCGGGAATGTTGCGGAAGATCTCGGCGGTGCTGCGCGGTGCCGACTGTTCGATCGCCTCGGCGCCGACCGTGCTGACCGAGACGCTGGACTTGAGCTTGCTCTTGGGCGTGGCGGTGCCGGTGACGAAGACCGAGTCCAGACTGACCACGTCGCCCTGCGCCGCCGGGGCGTCGGCAGCGGCGGGTGTGGCCTGTTGCGCGAGCGCAGCCGGTGCGGACAGCGCCGCGGCGACGGCCAGGGCCAGGGTCTGCAGGCGGATCGAAGGGTGATGCATCGCTGTCTCTCCCGAAGCGAGTGGTGCAGTGGGTGGCGGCGCGCCGCTGCCGGAACGGGCAGGGCGCGGCGCGGACGGTGGGTGCGGCGGCGTACAGATAAGGTCGTCCGCAATCGATTGCAATTTGCAGTGCAGCAAATCCACCAATGGCGCTTGCGCCAACCTTATCGATGAGAGATCGAGGCATTCTGCATGGTGCGGCGCAGCGTTACAAACGATTGCAGGCGCGGCGACACTCCGCTCCGCCGCTGCGGCACGCCTCCCGCGTGCCCGACCCGCCCAGGCCGATGCCGATGCTCATGCGTTCCGATCGTCCCCTGCTTCCGCTCTCGCGCGTGCTGGCGCTCAACGCCGGTTTCTTCGGCGTGCAGTACAGCTTCGGGCTGCAGCAGAGCAACATGAGCCCGATCTACAACTACCTGGGCGCCGACCACGCCAACCTGCCGTACCTGTGGCTGGCCGGCCCCATCACCGGGCTGGTGCTGCAACCGGTGGTCGGCGTGCTCAGCGACCGCACGGTGACGCGCTGGGGCCGGCGCATGCCGTACATGGTGGTGGGCGCGCTGGTGTGCAGCCTGTGCCTGCTGACCATGCCCTTCAGCGTGGCGCTGTGGATGGCGGTGGCGCTGCTGTGGATGCTGGATGCGGCCAACAACGTGGCGATGGAGCCGTACCGCGCGCTGGTCAGCGACGTGCTGGCGCCGCCGCAGCGGCCGCTGGGCTACCTGACCCAGAGCGCGTTCACCGGCCTCGGCCAGACCCTGGCCTATGTCACCCCGCCGTTGCTGGTGTGGCTGGGCATGAACCAGGACGCGGCCAACGCCCACCACATTCCCTACGTCACCATCGCCGCGTTCGCGATCGGTGCGGGCTTCTCCGCCGCCTCGATCCTGCTCACCGCGCGCAGCGTGCGCGAGCCGGTGCTGCCGGCGGCGGAGCTGCAGCGCTTGCGCAGCGCCGCGTCCGGGCCGCTGGCGACGTTGCGCGAGATCGTCGATGCGGTGCGGCAGATGCCGCCGACGATGCGGCAGATGGCGCCGGTGATGCTGTTCCAGTGGTATGCGATGTTCTGCTACTGGCAGTACATCGTGCTGTCGCTGTCGACCACGCTGTTCGGCACCACCGCGGCCGATTCGCACGGCTTCCGCGAGGCCGGCCTGGTCAACGGGCAGATCGGCGGCTTCTACAACTTCGTCGCCTTCCTGGCCGCGTTCGCGATGGTGCCGGTGGCGCGGCGGTTCGGCCCCAAGGCCACCCACGCCGCCTGCCTGGTCGCCGCCGGCGTCGGCATGTGCGTGCTGCCGTCGATCCACGACCGCTGGCTGTTGCTGCTGCCGATGCTCGGCATCGGCCTGGCCTGGGCCAGCATGATGGGCAATCCCTACCTGATGCTGGCCAACAGCATCCCGCCCGAGCGCACCGGCGTGTACATGGGCCTGTTCAACCTGTTCATCGTGCTGCCGATGCTGATCCAGATCGTGACCCTGCCGCTGTACTACGACCGCCTGCTGCAGGGCGACCCACGCAACGTCATTCGCCTGGCCGGCGCGCTGATGCTGGCAGCCGCGGTGGCGATGTTGTTGGTGAAGCGTCGGGAATGGGGAACCGCGAATGGGGAATCGGAAAAGCGCGGCGCGGCGCACTGAAGCGCCGCCGCAGCGGCGATCTCCGATCTCGCACGGCGCGGTCCAGCCCGTTGCACGAACGCCGCTGGCCTGGCGACGTGTCGCTCATGCCATGGACGCCACGCCGATCCGATTGCCACCGGCCTTCTTCGCGCGGTACATCGCCCCATCGGCGTGCACCAGCAGGCTGTGGGCGTCGTCGCCGTGATCGGGGTAGAACGCCACGCCGATGCTGGGCAACACGTGCAGGTGGTGGCCGTCCAGGTCGAACGCCTCGCCGAAGACGGCCAGGATCCTGTTGGCCGTTGCCGTGGCATGGTCGGCCGAGTGGCCGCCTTCGATCAGCACCACGAATTCGTCCCCGCCCAGCCGGGCGACCGTGTCCGATGTGCGGACGCAGTCGAGCAGGCGCCCGGCCACGCGCTGCAGCAGCAGATCGCCGACCGCATGGCCGAGGGTGTCGTTCACGTCCTTGAAGCGATCCAGGTCGATGAACAATAGCGACAGCCGCCTGCGCGCGCGCCGGGCCTGCGCCAGGGCGGTCTCGAGCCGGTCCAGGAACAGCTGGCGATTGGGGAGCTGGGTCAGATGGTCGTACTGGGCCATGTGCTGCAGGCGTTCCAGCGTCTGCTTGCGCTCGACGGCGGCTGCCACCTGGGTGGACACGAACTGCAGCAGCGCCTGGTCCTTGTCGGTGTAGCGGGACTGTTCGGAGTAGCCGAGCAGCACCAGCAGGCCGAGAACGCCCTTCGGTGTCTGCAGCGGAACGCCCAGCCACGAATGGGGCTGCGGTGCGAGCGCGGACTGCTCCAGTCCACCTGATGCCGGCGTGATGGGGGCGTAGGGTGCGCGCAGGAGCGTGCAGCCGGTGCGGATCACCTCGGCATGCAGCGGCGCCTCGGCCAGCAGCAGGCAGGGCGGTGCGGCATGGTGCTCATCGGCATGGTAGGGAAAGCGCAGCGTCTGCGACGACGCGTCGTACAGCGCCACGGAAAAATTGGTGGCAGGCAGCAGTTCGCCGATGATCTGGTGGATGCGGCTGCACAGCGACTCCAGCGTCTGCTCGGTATGGGCCGCCTCCGAAATGCCGTAGAGCGCCGCCTGCAGCGCCTCGGTCGACTTGCGTTCGGTGATGTCGTGCGCCACGGCCAGGCGCATGCTGTAGTCGGCGACCCAGCGCGCGGTCCAGCGAATGTGCGCGATGCGCCCGTCCTTGCGGATGTAGCGGTTCTCGAAGTGGAGCTGCAGCGCGCCCTCGGTGATGCTGTCGGCCTGCGCGCGGGTGGCCGGCAGGTCGTCGGGATGCACCATCTCGAGCATGCGCTTGCCTGTCACCTCCTGCGGCGTATAGCCGAAGATGCGCTCGAAGGCGGGGCTGACGAACACGATGGTGCTGTCCGGTTCGACGATGCAGACCGCATCGAGCAGCAGGTCCACGATGTTCAGGGGCGAAATGCGTTGCATGCGGCACGAGTCGTCGGAGCCTGGTGACCCATTGTGCCGCGATGCCGCGATTTGCGCTGGCATCGCGGGGGAGGGCGCCAGGAGGCGCAGCAACCGGAGTTCGGGGGCGCTGGACGACGCGCTCGGCATCAGCCGGCCCTGGCGCGCGTCCTTGCCGCGTTCTCGACGGCCCTATCCCTGCCTCACGCCGATTCCCGCACCACCAGGCTGACCGGCAGTTCCACCGATTGCACCGGCGTGCCGGCGATCAGGTTCAGCACGCCGTCCACCAGCAGGGTGGCGGCCTGGGCCAGGTCCTGGCGCACGGTGGTCAGCGGTGGCTGGCTGTAGGCGGCCAAGGGGATGTCGTCGAAGCCGACCAGGGCGATGTCCTGCGGCACGCGGTGGCCGGCGTCGATCAGGGCGCGAATCGCGCCCAGGGCGATCACGTCGGAGGCGGCAAACACCGCATCCGGCGGGTCGGTCTTCTTCAGCATCGCCCGGGTCAGGCGGTAGGCGTCTTCGCTGAGGAAGTGGCTGCGCGCGTGCAGCCTCGGGTCGAACGCCAGGCCGTGCGCGTCGAGCATGCGCCGGTAGCCGGCGAAGCGCGGCGCCACTTCCGGCAACTGCTCGTCGCCGAGGAAGGCGATGCGCCGGCGGCCATGTTCGATCAGGTGCGCGGTGGCCAGTTCGCCGCCGCGCAGGTTGTCGCTGCCCACGCTGGCATAGGCCTGGCCGTCGATGCGGCTGCCCCACACCAGCATCGGCAGGCCGCCGCGCGCGGCGGCGTCTAGCGAGGCGTGCTCGTGGCTCTGGCCGAGCATGATGACGCCGTCGGCACGGCTGTTGCGCGCCAGGTCCTCGACCCAGTGGTCCTGGTGCTGGTTCAGCTTGGACAGCAGCATGCTGTAGCCGCGCGCGGTCAGCGCGTCGGCCAGCAGCGCCAGCATGGTCATCATGAACGGGTCCGACAGCGGCTGCTCGTGCGCGTGCATCAGCGGCACCGCCACGCAGACGATGTTGGAGCGCCGCGAACGCAGGCTGCGCGCGACCGGATCGACCCGGTAGCCGGCGTCGCGGGCCAGCTGCTTGATGTAGGCGCGGGTACGTTCGGCGACCACCGGGTTGTCGGCCAGCGCACGCGACACCGTGGATTCGGAGACGCCGGCCATGCGCGCGATGTCGGCCATCTGCAGGCGCGCGGCGGGCGCGCCGGGTTCGGGTTTGTCGGACATGCGGAGCGGGCGCGACGGACGAAGCGGAACCGGCAGTGTATGCCAGGCGGGCGTCGCGGCGCTTTGCACGCCGCGGCTGCATCGCCGCGGCGGTGGCGCGCTGCATGCCTGTTCGCGTATGCCGCGGCGTGCCTGCCTGCCGAATCCGGCGGCTGCGCGCGGGCGCATCCGTCGCGGTCGAGCGCAGGTCCACGTCCCGCGTCTCCGCTGCATGCACGCGCAACCGTGGCGCCATGCGGGGCAGGCGAGGCGCTAGGCCATGTGCAGGCCGCCGTTGACCGCGTAGTCGGCGCCGGTGACGTAGGCGGCCTCGTCCGAGGCCAGCCAGGCGCACAGCGCCGCCACTTCCTCGGGCTTGCCGAGCCGGCGCAGCGGCACCGAACTGGCCAGGCGATCGAGCACGTCCGGGGGGAAGCCGCTGATCGCCGCGCTGGCGATGTAGCCGGGCGACACCGTGTTGACGGTGACCCCGCGCGAGGCCACTTCCTGCG encodes the following:
- a CDS encoding TonB-dependent receptor domain-containing protein is translated as MHHPSIRLQTLALAVAAALSAPAALAQQATPAAADAPAAQGDVVSLDSVFVTGTATPKSKLKSSVSVSTVGAEAIEQSAPRSTAEIFRNIPGIRSESSGGEGNANIAVRGLPVASGGAKFLQLQEDGLPVLEFGDIAFGNADIFLRADYSLERIEAIRGGSASTFASNSPGGIINFISKTGDTAGGSVGLTRGLGGYDNTRLDFDYGAPFAEHWQFNVGGFYRRGDGVRDAGYTTDKGGQLKANLTRLFDNGYVRVYAKYLNDRAAGYLPVPTRVSGSDGSPHFGSIDGFDPGTGTLYSPYFRSSATLDGGNKPSRVELGDGMHPLSRAFGAEAQFDIGGGWTLTDKFRIADTSGRFVSPFPAQVADAGALAASIGGAGAGLRYVDGPNAGQAYTGLALRTHLFNVHLNDLGNAVNDLSLARDFGSGDGGNLNLKAGWYTSRQTIDVDWTWNSYVQSLGHRPRLLDVVAADGSLRSQDGLYAYGVPYWGLDNTRHYDVRYDINAPYLALSWDQGPLSVDGSLRYDMGRARGSTNGGVLASNVDVNGDGVIEAPEQRVATIDYANPKPVRYDWNYLSYSFGGNYMLNDDLAAFARYSRGARANADRLLFGVVRDDGSVSSNEAVNVVKQLEGGLKWRSGGLSLFATAFAARTQEQNYEATTQRFFDRTYKAHGLELEAAYRTGGFTLNGGLTWTDATIDKDQITPANAGNTPRRQARFVWQLTPSYRGERYQVGVNAIGTSSAYTQDSNQLKMPGYTQVNLFGDYRITDALTVSLNVNNLFNTFGLTEAEEASIADAASGVIRARSIPGRTSSISLRYDF
- a CDS encoding MFS transporter; protein product: MRSDRPLLPLSRVLALNAGFFGVQYSFGLQQSNMSPIYNYLGADHANLPYLWLAGPITGLVLQPVVGVLSDRTVTRWGRRMPYMVVGALVCSLCLLTMPFSVALWMAVALLWMLDAANNVAMEPYRALVSDVLAPPQRPLGYLTQSAFTGLGQTLAYVTPPLLVWLGMNQDAANAHHIPYVTIAAFAIGAGFSAASILLTARSVREPVLPAAELQRLRSAASGPLATLREIVDAVRQMPPTMRQMAPVMLFQWYAMFCYWQYIVLSLSTTLFGTTAADSHGFREAGLVNGQIGGFYNFVAFLAAFAMVPVARRFGPKATHAACLVAAGVGMCVLPSIHDRWLLLLPMLGIGLAWASMMGNPYLMLANSIPPERTGVYMGLFNLFIVLPMLIQIVTLPLYYDRLLQGDPRNVIRLAGALMLAAAVAMLLVKRREWGTANGESEKRGAAH
- a CDS encoding diguanylate cyclase domain-containing protein — encoded protein: MQRISPLNIVDLLLDAVCIVEPDSTIVFVSPAFERIFGYTPQEVTGKRMLEMVHPDDLPATRAQADSITEGALQLHFENRYIRKDGRIAHIRWTARWVADYSMRLAVAHDITERKSTEALQAALYGISEAAHTEQTLESLCSRIHQIIGELLPATNFSVALYDASSQTLRFPYHADEHHAAPPCLLLAEAPLHAEVIRTGCTLLRAPYAPITPASGGLEQSALAPQPHSWLGVPLQTPKGVLGLLVLLGYSEQSRYTDKDQALLQFVSTQVAAAVERKQTLERLQHMAQYDHLTQLPNRQLFLDRLETALAQARRARRRLSLLFIDLDRFKDVNDTLGHAVGDLLLQRVAGRLLDCVRTSDTVARLGGDEFVVLIEGGHSADHATATANRILAVFGEAFDLDGHHLHVLPSIGVAFYPDHGDDAHSLLVHADGAMYRAKKAGGNRIGVASMA
- a CDS encoding LacI family DNA-binding transcriptional regulator, whose protein sequence is MSDKPEPGAPAARLQMADIARMAGVSESTVSRALADNPVVAERTRAYIKQLARDAGYRVDPVARSLRSRRSNIVCVAVPLMHAHEQPLSDPFMMTMLALLADALTARGYSMLLSKLNQHQDHWVEDLARNSRADGVIMLGQSHEHASLDAAARGGLPMLVWGSRIDGQAYASVGSDNLRGGELATAHLIEHGRRRIAFLGDEQLPEVAPRFAGYRRMLDAHGLAFDPRLHARSHFLSEDAYRLTRAMLKKTDPPDAVFAASDVIALGAIRALIDAGHRVPQDIALVGFDDIPLAAYSQPPLTTVRQDLAQAATLLVDGVLNLIAGTPVQSVELPVSLVVRESA